One Temnothorax longispinosus isolate EJ_2023e chromosome 8, Tlon_JGU_v1, whole genome shotgun sequence genomic region harbors:
- the Non1 gene encoding nucleolar GTP-binding protein 1: MVLYNFKKITVVPTAKDFIDIILSKTQRKTPTVIHKNYKITRIRAFYTRKVKFTQQNFHDRLSQIIQEFPKLDDVHPFYADLMNVLYDKDHYKLALGQINTARHLIDNVAKDYVRLLKYGDSLYRCKQLKKAALGRMATIMKRQAANLTYLEQVRQHLARLPSIDPYTRTIIICGFPNVGKSSFINKITRADVEVQPYAFTTKSLYVGHTDYKYLRWQVIDTPGILDHPLEERNVIEMQAVTALAHLRAAVLYFCDLSEQCGHTLEEQVKLFESIKPLFTNKPLMIVLNKMDIVRLDELSPEKRAVLKPLEDDANVPVLEMSTVTDFGVMEVKLEACERLLAYRVDQKFKTKKVEGLLNRLHIAQPRRVDPNRVPCIPESVLKKRQAAAEKAERKRKLEREIEEEMGDDYVLDLKKNYDIEGDQKYDVIPEIWEGHNVADYIDPDIFEKLNQLEREEQLREEAGLYDYKVPELSETMREIKELAKQIREKKFVMKDEARIVKASTKPIMPRTAAARTRDRSAVKLKEQMEDLGVDMEDTENAHFKRTRARSRSRSEPSRKRMRVESSQSRARSVSKPPRDEMGVKDVVMKTKLKNIANKVQKKKIAKKGLKGEGDRFIGNKMPKHLFSGKRGIGKTSRR, translated from the exons ATGGTTTTGtacaatttcaagaaaatcacgGTTGTCCCAACTGCGAAG GACTTCATCGACATAATCTTGTCGAAGACACAACGGAAGACACCGACCGTTATTCACAAGAATTATAAGATCACAAGGATACGCGCTTTCTACACGCGGAAGGTGAAATTCACTCAACAGAACTTCCACGATAGATTGTCCCAGATAATACAAGAGTTTCCCAAGCTGGACGATGTCCATCCGTTCTATGCCGACTTGATGAACGTCCTGTACGATAAGGACCACTATAAGCTAGCTCTTGGACAGATAAATACCGCTAGGCACTTGATTGACAA TGTAGCAAAGGATTACGTTCGTCTGTTGAAGTATGGAGACTCATTATATCGGTGTAAGCAACTGAAGAAAGCCGCCCTGGGCCGAATGGCCACCATTATGAAAAGACAAGCGGCCAATTTAACGTATCTGGAGCAAGTTCGTCAACACTTGGCTCGTCTGCCAAGTATAGATCCTTACACGCGCACAATAATTATATGCGGGTTCCCAAACGTGGGCAAGAGCAGTTTCATTAACAAA ATCACTCGAGCTGACGTCGAGGTACAACCGTATGCGTTCacgacgaaatctttgtacgTGGGGCATACCGACTATAAGTACTTGAGATGGCAAGTGATTGACACACCTGGAATATTGGATCACCCGCTGGAAGAGAGAAACGTCATAGAAATGCAGGCGGTGACTGCTCTCGCTCACTTGCGAGCCGCTGTGCTTTACTTCTGCGACTTGTCAGAGCAGTGCGGTCATACCTTGGAGGAACAG GTAAAACTGTTCGAATCCATAAAGCCTTTATTCACGAACAAGCCTTTGATGATAGTCTTGAACAAAATGGATATTGTACGTTTGGATGAGTTATCCCCGGAGAAAAGGGCTGTTTTGAAGCCGCTCGAGGACGATGCGAATGTGCCTGTGCTAGAAATGAGCACTGTCACCGATTTCGGAGTGATGGAAGTGAAATTGGAGGCTTGCGAGCGACTTCTGGCCTACAGAGTCGATCAAAAGTTCAAGACTAAAAAG GTGGAAGGGCTTCTTAACCGATTGCACATTGCTCAACCGAGAAGAGTGGATCCTAATCGCGTGCCGTGTATCCCGGAGAGCGTTCTGAAGAAGAGGCAGGCTGCCGCGGAGAAAGCTGAGAGAAAACGCAAATTGGAAAGGGAGATAGAGGAGGAAATGGGAGACGATTATGTGCTtgatttgaagaaaaattacgATATCGAAGGAGATCAGAAATATGATGTTATTCCGGAAATATGGGAGGGTCACAACGTCGCGGACTACATAGACCCAGACATATTCGAA AAATTGAATCAACTTGAAAGGGAGGAGCAGTTGAGGGAAGAGGCTGGCCTTTACGATTATAAGGTGCCGGAATTGTCGGAGACGATGCGCGAGATTAAAGAGCTAGCGAAGCAGATTCGCGAGAAGAAGTTCGTCATGAAGGACGAGGCGCGAATAGTGAAGGCTTCCACGAAACCGATTATGCCGCGTACAGCCGCCGCCAGGACCCGTGACCGATCGGCCGTGAAGCTGAAGGAGCAGATGGAAGATCTAGGCGTGGATATGGAAGATACCGAAAAC GCGCACTTCAAACGAACGAGAGCACGGTCCAGATCGCGGTCAGAACCATCTAGGAAACGCATGCGTGTGGAATCGTCACAGTCGCGTGCTCGCAGTGTCTCGAAACCGCCGCGAGATGAGATGGGTGTTAAAGATGTTGTG ATGAAGACGAAACTGAAAAACATTGCAAACAAGGtacaaaagaagaagataGCCAAGAAGGGTCTCAAGGGCGAGGGCGATCGTTTTATCGGCAACAAGATGCCGAAGCATTTATTCTCCGGCAAAAGAGGAATCGGCAAAACATCCAGGAGATAA